From one Solanum stenotomum isolate F172 chromosome 12, ASM1918654v1, whole genome shotgun sequence genomic stretch:
- the LOC125848190 gene encoding cysteine protease XCP2-like, whose translation MVDVNEKMKNVKGTYLLFFLFLILAALSSQVYGISSDFSILDRSNDFISDESVFQLFQEWKQKHGKVYKDEKEEEMRLEKFRWNVKYIMEKNSERKSASEHFVGLTNFADMSNEEFREVHGSKIKIPFNKRKIIQMKNVEEKPTSISCVAPRSRDWRKHGAVTEVKNQELCGACWAFSACGAVEGINAIITGELISLSVQQLVNCDNSTNTGCYGGYMDPAFEWVINSGGIASEIDYPYTASQGACKITKVNHKVVTIDGYRDVPQEETALLCAVAQQPVSVGIDGTSADFQLYRGGIYDGSCSSSPDDLSHGVLIVGYGSEGDDDYWIIKNSWSTSWGVEGYGYIRRNSDLPYGVCAINSLASYPTKELSFVLSPYPSPAVPPPPPPSPPPPPPPYPKPSECGSWYFCPEYQTCCCDLYFFGICFRQKCCPYENGVCCHGSDYCCPAEYPICDVYEGICLKRFDDTVGVAAKKRRMAQYKSPWSTSTKETEEMGQTLKWKRKHVAPMF comes from the exons ATGGTTGAtgttaatgaaaaaatgaaaaatgtaaaaggaacgtatcttctcttttttctttttctgatcTTAGCTGCTTTGTCATCTCAAGTTTATGGTATTTCTAGTGATTTCTCAATATTAGACAGATCAAATGATTTCATATCAGATGAAAGTGTTTTCCAACTTTTCCAAGAATGGAAACAGAAGCATGGGAAAGTTTACAAGGATGAGAAAGAGGAAGAAATGAGGTTGGAGAAGTTTAGATGGAATGTGAAGTATATAATGGAAAAGAACTCAGAAAGGAAGTCAGCTTCAGAACATTTCGTTGGTCTGACCAATTTTGCTGATATGAGCAATGAAGAGTTCAGGGAAGTTCATGGTTCAAAGATAAAGATACCCTTTAACAAGAGAAAGATTATTCAGATGAAGAATGTGGAAGAAAAACCAACTTCAATTTCTTGCGTTGCTCCTCGTTCGAGGGATTGGAGGAAACACGGGGCTGTCACCGAGGTCAAGAACCAAGAACTATGTG GAGCTTGCTGGGCATTTTCAGCTTGTGGAGCCGTGGAGGGAATAAATGCAATAATTACTGGTGAACTTATTAGCCTTTCTGTCCAACAACTTGTCAACTGTGATAATTCAACCAATACCGGCTGTTATGGTGGATATATGGACCCTGCTTTTGAGTGGGTGATCAACAGTGGCGGCATTGCTTCAGAAATTGATTACCCATACACGGCCTCTCAAGGCGCATGCAAGATCACCAAG GTGAACCACAAGGTTGTAACAATTGATGGATACCGAGATGTTCCACAGGAGGAAACTGCCCTTCTTTGTGCTGTTGCTCAACAACCTGTCAGTGTTGGCATCGATGGAACGAGTGCTGATTTTCAGCTGTATAGAGGG GGAATCTATGATGGAAGTTGCTCTAGTAGTCCAGATGATTTGAGCCATGGAGTACTAATAGTAGGATATGGTTCTGAAGGAGACGATGATTACTGGATAATCAAGAACTCATGGAGTACATCATGGGGAGTGGAGGGGTATGGATATATAAGAAGAAACAGTGATTTGCCATATGGTGTTTGTGCCATTAATTCATTGGCTTCTTATCCGACGAAGGAATTATCTTTTGTATTATCTCCTTATCCATCTCCGGCCGT TCCACCACCTCCTCCGCCATCCCCTCCTCCCCCTCCACCACCTTATCCAAAACCAAGTGAATGTGGAAGCTGGTATTTTTGTCCTGAATATCAAACATGTTGTTGTGACTTGTATTTCTTTGGCATATGCTTCCGTCAAAAGTGTTGTCCTTATGAGAATGGTGTTTGCTGTCATGGATCAGACTATTGCTGCCCAGCTGAATATCCCATTTGTGATGTTTATGAAGGCATCTGCCTCAAG AGATTTGATGATACTGTGGGAGTGGCAGCAAAGAAGAGAAGAATGGCCCAATACAAGTCACCATGGAGTACAAGCACTAAAGAAACAGAGGAGATGGGCCAAACTCTGAAATGGAAGAGGAAGCATGTTGCACCAATGTTCTGA